In the Streptomyces sp. cg36 genome, one interval contains:
- a CDS encoding ABC transporter ATP-binding protein, with the protein MTQPAPPAVTFTAVAKAFGPVRAVDGVDLEIHRGETVALLGRNGAGKSTSIALLLGLDEPDAGEVRLFGRSPGRAVRAGLTGAMLQEGQPIPRVTVRELVAFVGSTYPRPMPVDEALELAGLTAVAGRRVDRLSGGQAQRVRFAVALAGAPALLVLDEPTAALDVAARRAFWDSMRAYAARGNTVLFSTHYLEEADDNADRIVVIDQGRIVADGTGEQIKRAAGGGLVSFDLAGGPTAGLAALPGVVAVEVRGDRARLRSDDPDATVVELARLGAVRGLEVAPASLEDAFLTLTSTVASPAAVPPVRESETV; encoded by the coding sequence ATGACCCAACCAGCACCCCCCGCGGTGACCTTCACGGCCGTGGCCAAGGCGTTCGGCCCCGTGCGGGCCGTCGACGGCGTCGACCTGGAGATCCACCGGGGCGAGACCGTCGCCCTCCTCGGCCGCAACGGCGCCGGCAAGTCCACCTCGATCGCCCTGCTGCTCGGCCTCGACGAGCCGGACGCGGGCGAGGTGCGGCTGTTCGGCCGCTCCCCCGGCCGGGCCGTACGCGCCGGGCTGACGGGCGCGATGCTCCAGGAGGGCCAGCCCATCCCCCGCGTCACCGTCCGCGAACTCGTCGCCTTCGTCGGCTCCACCTACCCGCGACCGATGCCCGTCGACGAGGCGCTGGAGCTGGCCGGTCTGACCGCCGTCGCCGGGCGCCGCGTCGACCGGCTCTCCGGCGGCCAGGCCCAGCGCGTCCGCTTCGCGGTGGCCCTGGCGGGGGCGCCCGCGCTCCTCGTCCTGGACGAGCCCACGGCCGCGCTGGACGTGGCGGCGCGCCGCGCCTTCTGGGACTCGATGCGCGCCTACGCGGCCCGCGGCAACACCGTGCTGTTCTCCACCCACTACCTGGAGGAGGCCGACGACAACGCGGACCGGATCGTCGTCATCGACCAGGGCCGGATCGTCGCCGACGGCACCGGCGAGCAGATCAAGCGGGCGGCGGGCGGCGGCCTGGTCTCGTTCGACCTGGCGGGCGGCCCCACCGCGGGCCTCGCCGCACTGCCCGGCGTGGTCGCGGTCGAGGTGCGCGGCGACCGGGCCCGGCTGCGCAGCGACGACCCGGACGCCACGGTGGTGGAGCTGGCCCGCCTGGGCGCGGTGCGGGGCCTGGAGGTGGCCCCGGCCAGTCTGGAGGACGCGTTCCTCACGCTGACCTCGACCGTCGCGTCCCCCGCCGCCGTCCCTCCCGTACGCGAAAGCGAGACCGTCTGA
- a CDS encoding MaoC/PaaZ C-terminal domain-containing protein, producing MPIDAAKALAAEPRSTTIAWDHKDIQLYHLGIGAGVPATDPDELRYTLESRLHVLPSFATVAGAGMGVVGGLSAPGIEIDLAAVLHGAQAVTLHRPIPVRGEALSTSKVAAVYDKGKAAVLVLRTEAADADGPLWTSDAQIFVRGEGGFGGERGPSGRTEQPDRAPDHVVERPVREDQALLYRLSGDWNPLHADPSFAELAGFDRPILHGLCTYGITLKAVVDTLLGGEVARVRSYTTRFTGVVFPGETLRVRMWAGEGRVQVSVTAVERDDAPVLSDTLVEYV from the coding sequence ATGCCCATTGACGCCGCGAAGGCGCTCGCCGCCGAGCCCCGGTCGACCACGATCGCCTGGGACCACAAGGACATCCAGCTCTACCACCTCGGCATCGGCGCGGGCGTCCCCGCCACCGACCCCGACGAACTGCGCTACACCCTGGAGTCCCGGCTGCACGTGCTCCCCTCGTTCGCCACCGTCGCGGGCGCGGGCATGGGCGTGGTGGGCGGGCTCTCGGCGCCCGGCATCGAGATCGACCTGGCGGCCGTCCTGCACGGCGCCCAGGCCGTGACGCTGCACCGGCCCATCCCCGTACGGGGCGAGGCCCTCTCCACCTCCAAGGTGGCCGCCGTCTACGACAAGGGCAAGGCCGCCGTCCTGGTGCTCCGCACCGAGGCCGCCGACGCGGACGGCCCGCTGTGGACCAGCGACGCCCAGATCTTCGTGCGCGGCGAGGGCGGCTTCGGCGGCGAGCGCGGCCCCTCGGGGCGCACCGAGCAGCCCGACCGCGCCCCCGACCACGTGGTGGAGCGGCCCGTGCGCGAGGACCAGGCGCTGCTGTACCGGCTCTCCGGCGACTGGAACCCGCTCCACGCCGACCCGTCCTTCGCCGAACTCGCCGGTTTCGACCGGCCGATCCTGCACGGCCTGTGCACCTACGGCATCACGCTCAAGGCGGTCGTGGACACCCTGCTCGGCGGCGAGGTGGCCCGCGTCCGCTCGTACACCACCCGCTTCACCGGGGTCGTCTTCCCCGGCGAGACCCTGCGCGTGCGGATGTGGGCCGGTGAGGGCCGCGTCCAGGTGTCGGTGACGGCCGTCGAGCGGGACGACGCGCCGGTGCTCTCCGACACGCTCGTCGAATACGTCTGA
- a CDS encoding Zn-dependent alcohol dehydrogenase yields the protein MRAAVLHEIGQDKLDVLDDVEAVGFGPGKVKIRVRATGLCHSDISAMTGVLPQPAPFVPGHEGAGEVLDVGDGVTGLARGDRVLVSWLPACGACPSCRRGQTQLCLSGFMNAGTPNFKRPGGDVFGFAGTGTFAEELVVDAGCAVPIPQDVPYEIAALIGCGVTTGLGAAINTAQVAAGSSVAVIGCGGVGISAVQGARVQGAAQIVAVDPVASRREAALSFGATEALSPSELDDAKQRITGGEGFDYVFEVVGKSATARTAYAATRRGGTLCVVGAGAMDDFFQVNMFELFFDEKRILPSLYGGGDVLRSYERAIALWRAGRIDLAGLITHRVPLGGINDALDQMRTGEALRTCVEL from the coding sequence ATGCGCGCAGCCGTACTGCACGAGATCGGCCAGGACAAGCTCGATGTGCTCGACGACGTCGAGGCGGTGGGGTTCGGGCCGGGGAAGGTGAAGATCCGCGTCCGGGCGACCGGCCTGTGCCACTCCGACATCTCGGCCATGACCGGGGTCCTCCCGCAGCCCGCTCCCTTCGTCCCCGGCCACGAGGGCGCGGGCGAGGTCCTCGACGTCGGCGACGGCGTCACCGGACTCGCCCGGGGCGACCGGGTGCTGGTCAGCTGGCTGCCCGCGTGCGGCGCCTGTCCGTCCTGCCGGCGCGGCCAGACCCAGCTCTGCCTCTCCGGGTTCATGAACGCGGGCACCCCCAACTTCAAGCGCCCCGGCGGCGACGTGTTCGGCTTCGCGGGCACCGGCACCTTCGCCGAGGAGCTGGTGGTCGACGCCGGGTGCGCGGTCCCGATACCGCAGGACGTGCCGTACGAGATCGCCGCGCTCATCGGCTGCGGCGTGACCACCGGCCTCGGCGCGGCCATCAACACCGCCCAGGTGGCCGCCGGTTCGTCGGTCGCCGTGATCGGCTGCGGCGGGGTGGGCATCTCCGCCGTGCAGGGCGCGCGGGTGCAGGGCGCGGCGCAGATCGTCGCGGTCGACCCGGTGGCGTCCCGGCGCGAGGCCGCCCTCTCCTTCGGCGCCACCGAGGCGCTCTCGCCCAGCGAACTCGACGACGCCAAGCAGCGGATCACCGGCGGCGAGGGCTTCGACTACGTCTTCGAGGTCGTCGGCAAGTCGGCCACCGCCCGCACCGCGTACGCGGCGACCCGGCGCGGCGGCACGCTGTGCGTGGTCGGCGCGGGCGCCATGGACGACTTCTTCCAGGTCAACATGTTCGAGCTGTTCTTCGACGAGAAGCGCATCCTGCCGTCCCTGTACGGCGGCGGGGACGTGCTGCGCTCCTACGAGCGGGCCATCGCGCTGTGGCGGGCGGGCCGCATCGACCTGGCGGGCCTGATCACCCACCGGGTGCCGCTGGGCGGGATCAACGACGCCCTGGACCAGATGCGCACCGGGGAAGCCCTGCGCACCTGCGTCGAGCTCTGA
- a CDS encoding 3-oxoacyl-ACP reductase → MPVLPLDGLAAIVTGAGRGLGRAEALELARLGASVVVNDFGQPGRDGSGEASAGPAERVAAEIRAAGGTAVAHTGDVADHEGAEELVRLAVDTYGKLDVLVNNAGILRDRMVFSMTEAEWDSVIHVHLKGHFNTTRFAAAHWRERSKAAGAPVYGRIVNTSSEAFLAGSAGQPNYAAAKGGIVGLTTSTALALGKYGVTANAICPRARTRMTEDVFAGFQEPGEGQLDPLAPEHVAPLVGYLASPAAGHVNGQLMVVHGGMVAIVERPRVAAKFDTAKEAFSYEELDGLLSPYYAGRPAHETFAAAEVLGLKKD, encoded by the coding sequence ATGCCAGTACTGCCACTCGACGGCCTGGCCGCGATCGTCACCGGCGCCGGCCGCGGCCTCGGCCGGGCCGAGGCGCTGGAACTCGCCCGGCTCGGCGCGTCCGTGGTCGTCAACGACTTCGGACAGCCGGGCCGGGACGGCTCGGGCGAGGCGTCGGCCGGGCCCGCCGAGCGGGTCGCCGCCGAGATCCGCGCGGCGGGCGGCACGGCCGTCGCCCACACCGGCGACGTCGCCGACCACGAAGGGGCCGAGGAGCTCGTCCGGCTGGCGGTCGACACGTACGGGAAACTGGACGTGCTGGTCAACAACGCGGGCATCCTGCGCGACCGGATGGTCTTCTCGATGACCGAGGCCGAGTGGGACTCGGTCATCCACGTCCACCTCAAGGGCCACTTCAACACCACCCGCTTCGCCGCCGCGCACTGGCGCGAGCGCTCCAAGGCGGCGGGCGCCCCGGTGTACGGGCGGATCGTCAACACCTCCTCGGAGGCGTTCCTCGCCGGTTCGGCCGGACAGCCCAACTACGCCGCCGCCAAGGGCGGGATCGTCGGGCTCACCACCTCCACGGCCCTGGCGCTCGGCAAGTACGGCGTCACGGCGAACGCGATCTGCCCGCGCGCCCGCACCCGGATGACCGAGGACGTCTTCGCCGGCTTCCAGGAGCCGGGGGAGGGGCAGCTCGACCCGCTGGCGCCCGAGCACGTCGCCCCGCTGGTCGGCTATCTGGCCTCCCCGGCGGCCGGGCACGTCAACGGCCAGCTGATGGTGGTGCACGGCGGCATGGTGGCGATCGTGGAACGCCCCAGGGTGGCCGCCAAGTTCGACACCGCCAAGGAGGCGTTCTCGTACGAGGAGCTGGACGGGCTGCTCTCCCCGTACTACGCGGGCCGCCCGGCGCACGAGACCTTCGCTGCGGCCGAGGTGCTGGGGCTGAAGAAGGACTGA
- a CDS encoding Nif3-like dinuclear metal center hexameric protein, with the protein MPRLSEVIAALDALWPPERAEGWDAVGTVCGDVADPGAEVRRVLFAVDPVQEVADEAVRLGADLVVTHHPLYLRGTTSVATGHFKGRVVHTLIKNDIALHVAHTNADTADPGVSDALAGALDIRVVRPLVPDATDPSGRRGLGRICELDHPMTLGEFAAHAAARLPATAQGVRVAGDTGALVRTVAVSGGSGDSLFDAVRASGADVFLTADLRHHPVSEATQHSALGLIDAAHWATEWPWCEQAAAQLDEISDRHGWDLRVHVSKSVTDPWSSHHSSGAPN; encoded by the coding sequence GTGCCCCGTCTGTCTGAAGTCATCGCCGCGCTCGACGCCCTCTGGCCGCCCGAGCGGGCCGAGGGATGGGACGCGGTCGGCACCGTGTGCGGGGACGTCGCCGATCCCGGTGCCGAGGTCCGGCGCGTGCTGTTCGCCGTCGACCCCGTGCAGGAGGTCGCGGACGAGGCCGTGCGGCTCGGCGCCGACCTGGTCGTCACCCACCACCCGCTCTATCTGCGCGGGACGACGAGCGTCGCCACCGGCCACTTCAAGGGCCGGGTCGTGCACACCCTGATCAAGAACGACATCGCGCTGCACGTCGCCCACACCAACGCCGACACCGCCGACCCCGGAGTCTCGGACGCCCTCGCGGGCGCGCTGGACATCCGGGTCGTCCGCCCGCTGGTGCCCGACGCCACCGACCCCTCGGGCCGCCGGGGCCTCGGCCGGATCTGCGAGCTGGACCACCCGATGACGCTCGGCGAGTTCGCCGCGCACGCCGCGGCCCGGCTCCCCGCCACCGCGCAGGGCGTCCGGGTCGCGGGCGACACCGGGGCCCTGGTGCGGACCGTCGCGGTCAGCGGCGGCTCCGGCGACAGCCTCTTCGACGCCGTACGGGCGTCGGGGGCCGATGTCTTCCTCACCGCCGACCTGCGCCACCACCCGGTGTCGGAGGCCACCCAGCACTCCGCGCTGGGCCTGATCGACGCCGCCCACTGGGCCACCGAGTGGCCCTGGTGCGAGCAGGCCGCCGCACAGCTCGACGAGATTTCCGACCGCCACGGCTGGGACCTGCGGGTCCACGTCTCGAAGTCGGTCACCGACCCCTGGTCATCCCACCACTCTTCTGGAGCCCCCAACTGA
- a CDS encoding zinc ribbon domain-containing protein, whose translation MNAAPADQIRLLDVQALDVRLAQLAHKRKSLPEHAEIESLTKDLTQLRDLLVAAQTEESDTAREQTKAEQDVDQVRQRAARDQQRLDSGAVSSPKDLESLQREITSLAKRQGDLEDVVLEVMERRESAQERAAELTERVSSVQARTEDATARRDTAQQELDAQSAEVAKERAVVAEVIPADLLKLYDKLREKQGGVGAARLYQRKCEGCRLELNITEVAEVRAASPDTVLRCENCSRILVRTAESGL comes from the coding sequence CTGAACGCCGCGCCCGCCGACCAGATCCGCCTCCTCGACGTCCAGGCCCTCGACGTACGCCTCGCGCAGCTCGCGCACAAGCGCAAGTCGCTGCCCGAGCACGCCGAGATCGAGTCGCTCACCAAGGACCTGACCCAGCTGCGCGACCTGCTGGTCGCCGCGCAGACCGAGGAGAGCGACACCGCCCGCGAGCAGACCAAGGCCGAGCAGGACGTCGACCAGGTCCGCCAGCGCGCCGCCCGCGACCAGCAGCGGCTGGACTCGGGCGCCGTCTCCTCGCCGAAGGACCTGGAGTCCCTCCAGCGCGAGATCACCTCGCTCGCCAAGCGCCAGGGCGACCTGGAGGACGTGGTCCTGGAGGTCATGGAGCGCCGCGAGTCCGCCCAGGAGCGCGCCGCCGAGCTGACCGAGCGGGTCTCCTCCGTCCAGGCCCGGACCGAGGACGCGACCGCCCGCCGCGACACCGCCCAGCAGGAGCTGGACGCGCAGAGCGCCGAGGTGGCCAAGGAGCGCGCGGTCGTCGCCGAGGTGATCCCGGCCGACCTGCTGAAGCTCTACGACAAGCTGCGCGAGAAGCAGGGCGGCGTCGGCGCGGCCCGGCTCTACCAGCGCAAGTGCGAGGGCTGCCGGCTGGAGCTGAACATCACCGAGGTCGCCGAGGTCCGCGCGGCGTCCCCGGACACCGTGCTGCGCTGTGAGAACTGCAGCCGGATCCTGGTCCGTACGGCGGAGTCGGGCCTGTAG
- a CDS encoding bifunctional RNase H/acid phosphatase, protein MRQFVVEADGGSRGNPGPAGYGAVVLDPVTGETLAEAAEYIGVATNNVAEYKGLIAGLKAAKALDPAAKVRVRMDSKLVVEQMSGRWKIKHPDMKPLAAEAGRILPPAQVTYEWIPREKNKHADRLANEAMDAGKRGKQWEPSASTAALGTTDSGAARVVGDATAGAARARAALASSTAPAAPAATVPAPARSSGAAPAAGWSGPDLGTPTTFVLLRHGETALTPEKRFSGSGGTDPELSAAGRRQAEQVAAALAARGTIQAVVSSPLRRCRETAAAVAARLGLDVSVEDGLRETDFGAWEGLTFGEVRERYADDLDAWLASPKAAPTGGGESFATVSRRVSAARDRLTAAYAGRTVLLVTHVTPVKTLIRLALGAPPESLFRMELSAASLSAVAYYGDGNASVRLLNDTGHLR, encoded by the coding sequence GTGCGGCAGTTCGTTGTCGAGGCCGACGGCGGCTCCCGGGGCAACCCGGGCCCGGCCGGGTACGGCGCGGTGGTCCTCGACCCGGTGACGGGCGAGACGCTGGCCGAGGCGGCGGAGTACATCGGCGTCGCGACCAACAACGTCGCCGAGTACAAGGGCCTGATCGCCGGGCTCAAGGCGGCGAAGGCGCTGGACCCGGCGGCGAAGGTCCGGGTCCGGATGGACTCCAAGCTCGTCGTCGAGCAGATGTCGGGCCGCTGGAAGATCAAGCACCCCGACATGAAGCCGCTCGCGGCCGAGGCCGGGCGGATTTTGCCGCCCGCCCAGGTCACCTACGAGTGGATCCCGCGCGAGAAGAACAAGCACGCGGACCGGCTCGCCAACGAGGCCATGGACGCGGGCAAGCGGGGCAAGCAGTGGGAGCCCTCGGCGTCCACGGCCGCGCTCGGCACCACCGACTCGGGTGCGGCCCGGGTCGTCGGGGACGCGACGGCGGGCGCGGCCCGGGCGCGGGCGGCGCTGGCGTCGTCCACGGCCCCGGCGGCACCGGCCGCCACCGTCCCGGCCCCCGCGCGGAGTTCGGGCGCGGCTCCGGCCGCCGGGTGGAGCGGGCCGGACCTGGGCACGCCCACCACGTTCGTCCTGCTGCGGCACGGCGAGACGGCGCTCACCCCCGAGAAGCGGTTCTCGGGCAGCGGCGGCACCGACCCGGAGCTGTCGGCGGCGGGCCGCCGCCAGGCCGAGCAGGTGGCCGCCGCGCTGGCCGCCCGGGGCACGATCCAGGCGGTCGTCTCCTCCCCACTGCGCCGCTGCCGCGAGACGGCGGCGGCGGTCGCGGCCCGGCTCGGTCTGGACGTGAGCGTCGAGGACGGGCTGCGCGAGACGGACTTCGGGGCGTGGGAGGGGCTGACCTTCGGCGAGGTGCGCGAGCGGTACGCGGACGACCTCGACGCCTGGCTGGCCTCGCCCAAGGCGGCCCCGACCGGCGGCGGCGAGAGCTTCGCGACGGTCTCGCGGCGGGTCTCGGCGGCGCGGGACCGCCTGACGGCGGCGTACGCGGGCCGCACGGTGCTGCTGGTCACCCACGTCACCCCGGTCAAGACGCTGATCCGCCTGGCACTCGGGGCCCCGCCGGAGTCCCTGTTCCGGATGGAACTCTCGGCGGCGTCGCTGTCGGCGGTGGCGTACTACGGGGACGGCAACGCGTCGGTACGCCTCCTGAACGACACGGGCCACCTGCGCTGA
- the eda gene encoding bifunctional 4-hydroxy-2-oxoglutarate aldolase/2-dehydro-3-deoxy-phosphogluconate aldolase gives MTSVLDLAPVLPVVVVDDARDAVPLARALVAGGLPAIEVTLRTPAALDAIRAIADGVPEAVVGAGTVVSAAGADDAVAAGARFLVSPGWTGGLLDAMAASGVPFLPGVSTASEVVALLERGIREMKFFPAEAAGGTAYLKSLAGPLPAARFCPTGGISLASAPEYLALPNVGCVGGTWMLPPDALAARDWGRVEGLAREAAGLR, from the coding sequence ATGACCTCCGTCCTGGACCTCGCCCCCGTCCTGCCCGTGGTCGTCGTCGACGACGCCCGAGACGCCGTTCCGCTCGCGCGGGCGCTGGTGGCGGGCGGGCTGCCCGCGATCGAGGTGACCCTGCGCACGCCCGCCGCGCTCGACGCCATCCGGGCGATCGCGGACGGTGTGCCGGAGGCGGTGGTCGGGGCCGGGACCGTGGTGTCGGCCGCCGGGGCCGACGACGCCGTGGCGGCCGGGGCGCGCTTCCTGGTCAGCCCCGGCTGGACCGGCGGCCTCCTCGACGCGATGGCCGCGTCCGGGGTGCCGTTCCTGCCCGGGGTCTCGACCGCCTCCGAGGTGGTGGCGCTCCTGGAGCGCGGGATACGGGAGATGAAGTTCTTCCCGGCCGAGGCGGCGGGCGGTACGGCGTATCTGAAGTCGCTGGCCGGGCCGCTGCCCGCCGCGCGTTTCTGCCCCACCGGCGGCATCTCGCTCGCCTCGGCCCCGGAGTATCTGGCGCTGCCGAACGTGGGGTGCGTGGGGGGTACGTGGATGCTGCCCCCGGATGCGCTGGCCGCGCGGGACTGGGGGCGGGTGGAGGGGCTGGCGCGGGAGGCGGCGGGGCTGCGCTGA
- the yaaA gene encoding peroxide stress protein YaaA: MLVLLPPSEGKADGGRGAPLKEDSLGLPGLAPARTAVLDELIELCLGDEDEARAVLGLSEGLRGEIAKNAELRTAGTRPAGEIYTGVLYDALGLATLDAAAKRRAARSLLVFSGLWGAVRIGDRIPSYRCSMGVKLPGLGALGAHWRGVMDPVLTEAAGTGLVLDLRSSAYAAAWKPKGEVAGRTATVRVLHSQIVDGVEKRSVVSHFNKATKGRLVRDLLLTGAVPADPARLVEALRDLGYVVECAPPAKAGKPWALDVVVEQIH; encoded by the coding sequence GTGCTCGTGCTGCTGCCCCCCTCCGAAGGAAAGGCCGACGGGGGGCGCGGAGCCCCGCTCAAGGAGGACTCGCTGGGGCTCCCGGGCCTGGCGCCCGCCCGTACCGCCGTCCTCGACGAGCTGATCGAGCTGTGCCTCGGCGACGAGGACGAGGCCCGCGCCGTGCTCGGCCTCAGCGAGGGCCTGCGCGGCGAGATCGCCAAGAACGCCGAGCTCCGCACCGCCGGCACCCGCCCCGCCGGTGAGATCTACACCGGCGTCCTCTACGACGCCCTCGGCCTCGCCACCCTGGACGCCGCCGCGAAGCGCCGCGCCGCCAGGTCGCTGCTCGTCTTCTCGGGGCTGTGGGGCGCCGTACGCATCGGCGACCGCATCCCCTCGTACCGCTGCTCGATGGGCGTGAAGCTGCCCGGCCTCGGTGCGCTCGGGGCACACTGGCGGGGCGTGATGGACCCGGTGCTGACGGAGGCCGCCGGGACCGGGCTCGTCCTGGACCTGCGCTCGTCCGCGTACGCCGCTGCCTGGAAGCCCAAGGGCGAGGTGGCCGGGCGGACCGCGACCGTACGCGTGCTGCACTCCCAGATCGTCGACGGCGTCGAGAAGCGGTCGGTGGTCAGCCACTTCAACAAGGCCACCAAGGGGCGGCTGGTGCGCGACCTGCTGCTGACCGGGGCCGTCCCCGCCGACCCGGCGCGGCTGGTGGAGGCCCTGCGCGACCTGGGGTACGTGGTGGAGTGCGCGCCGCCCGCCAAGGCGGGGAAGCCGTGGGCGCTGGACGTGGTCGTGGAGCAGATCCACTAG
- a CDS encoding XRE family transcriptional regulator, protein MLWPQAVKDRIKTGNDREMVHSYPYRSACPSTVWAGLVEGATAELFFAGFTNYFFWSQVPQFAETIRRKAEAGCRVRFLLGDPEGEVTRQREAIEDVALTVSTRIRTTLEHLDRLGPVEGVETRFSSPLDAINHVSLSVFRFDHDALVTPHLARLVGHDSPLLHLRRQGDGGMFDRFAEHSEELWERAKPRQP, encoded by the coding sequence ATGTTGTGGCCGCAGGCAGTGAAGGACCGGATCAAGACCGGCAACGACCGGGAGATGGTTCACAGTTACCCCTATCGGTCCGCCTGCCCATCAACCGTATGGGCTGGCCTTGTCGAAGGCGCGACGGCCGAACTGTTCTTCGCCGGGTTCACCAACTACTTCTTCTGGAGCCAGGTTCCCCAGTTTGCTGAGACGATCCGGCGGAAGGCCGAGGCCGGATGCCGGGTCCGCTTCCTGCTCGGCGACCCCGAGGGCGAAGTGACACGCCAGCGTGAGGCCATCGAGGATGTGGCACTGACCGTGTCCACACGCATCAGGACCACGTTGGAGCACCTTGACCGCCTCGGTCCCGTGGAGGGCGTGGAGACACGGTTCTCGTCCCCTCTCGACGCGATCAATCACGTGAGCCTGTCCGTCTTCCGGTTCGACCACGATGCACTCGTCACGCCCCATCTGGCGCGTCTGGTCGGCCACGATTCACCCCTGTTGCATCTACGCCGCCAGGGGGACGGGGGCATGTTCGACCGATTCGCGGAGCACAGCGAGGAACTGTGGGAGCGGGCCAAGCCGCGACAGCCCTGA
- a CDS encoding recombinase family protein: MHELAKWARMPAEHGGVGWTLVPDLEAIETIERIIAALAEGDSPLTIARALNADGVLSPSAHWAAYRARTKHNGAKPEDSTHPKRKRKPAQWRDKTIVKILTSPAIMGWKIHRGNPVRDDQGAPVLAAENAILTREEFDSAEIAGKLAPVWKGIPLLDAGQKLDGTDVLPLTAGTSGKQTGDIYAVRFGSTEADSGVTGLTNGGVQTTDLGESHDKPVYRTRIDLYCGLALFGGKAAARLTNALVG; encoded by the coding sequence ATGCACGAGCTCGCGAAGTGGGCCCGCATGCCAGCCGAGCACGGCGGGGTGGGCTGGACACTCGTCCCCGACCTTGAAGCCATCGAGACCATAGAGCGGATCATTGCCGCTCTGGCGGAGGGAGACTCCCCCCTCACGATCGCCCGTGCACTGAACGCTGACGGCGTGCTGTCTCCGTCCGCCCACTGGGCCGCCTACCGGGCCCGCACGAAGCACAACGGGGCCAAACCCGAGGACAGCACCCACCCGAAGCGGAAGCGGAAGCCCGCGCAGTGGCGGGACAAGACCATCGTCAAGATACTCACGTCCCCCGCGATCATGGGATGGAAGATCCACCGCGGGAACCCGGTCCGCGACGACCAGGGCGCCCCGGTCCTGGCGGCAGAAAACGCGATCCTCACCCGCGAAGAGTTCGACTCGGCCGAGATCGCGGGGAAGCTCGCCCCGGTCTGGAAGGGCATCCCGCTTCTGGACGCCGGGCAGAAGCTCGACGGCACCGACGTGCTCCCGCTGACCGCCGGGACCAGCGGCAAGCAGACCGGCGACATCTACGCCGTACGCTTCGGGTCCACCGAAGCAGACTCCGGGGTCACCGGCCTGACCAACGGCGGCGTCCAGACCACCGACCTGGGTGAGTCCCACGACAAGCCCGTCTACCGCACCCGCATCGACTTGTACTGCGGCCTCGCCCTCTTCGGCGGCAAGGCCGCCGCACGGCTGACCAACGCCCTGGTCGGCTGA